ATGACCTTCGTCGCCTTCAACGGCGTGGGCGCGCTGGCCGACGGCAGCAGCGTGCAGGGTGCGGCGATCAGCCGCCCGTTCGACCGCGAACGCTATGGCTTCGTGATGGGCGAGGGCAGCGCCTTCCTGGTGCTCGAATCGGCCGAGCATGCGCGCCAGCGCGGCGCGCGGATCCTGGCGCGGGTGAAGGGTTTTGCCGGGGTGCTGGAAGCGCACCGCATCACTTCCAGCGATGCCGATGGCACCGAGTACGCACGCTGTATCCGGCTGGCATTGGAAGATGCGGGTTTGACGCCGGCCGATATCGACCACGTCAACGCCCACGGCACCTCGACGCCGACCAACGACGCCTGCGAGGCAATGGCGCTCAAGCAGGTCTTTGGCGAGCGCATCGGCCAGGTGCCGGTCACGGCGAACAAGTCTGCGCTGGGCCATTCCCTCGCCAACAGCGGCGCGGTCGAGGCCGTGCTGTCGGTGCTGTCGCTGGAGAACCAGCTGTTGTTGCCGACGGCCAACTACTGCGAGCCCGACGAGGCGTGTTCCGGGCTGGACGTGGTGACGCAGCCGCGGCCGATGAAGGTCCGGCGCGTGCTGAGCAATTCGTTTGGTTTCGGCGGCGCCAATGTCTCGCTGATCCTGGAGGCCGCGTGATGCATGCGCGCGTTGCACTGCGCCGCCCGTCGATCCGTTCGGCGTTCGGCAACGACTGGCAGCAGGTGATCGCCTCACTGGCATCACCGCCACCGTTGCAGGCGCCGCCATGGCCCGACGCGCACACGCTCGGCATCGAGGGCGTTCGCGCTGCCGGAGAGCCGGACCTCAAATCACTGGGGCTGGACCGCAAGCTCTCACGCACGATGGAGAAACAGTCGCGCCTGATGCTTGCGGCAGCGGCCGACACGGCCGGCATCGCAGAAGTGGAGCAGCGCGCACAAACCGGCCTGTATCTGGGGCTGCCCATGGTGGATGAGCCGATTCCCACCTGGTCGGCGCTGCAGAACTGGCACGAGGATGGCCGGCGCACCCCGTTCGGCGTGCACCTGCAGCGGGAAACACCGCCGTTTTCCGGGTTGTCGATGCTCAACAGCTCGGCCGCGGCGCACATCGCGTCGACCTTGCGCATCAGCGGCAGCCTCGCGGTGTACTCGGCCTTCGCCGACGCGGGACTGAATGCGCTGATTGACGGCGCCTGCGCGGTCGCGGAGGGCGACTGCGACGAGGCCCTTGTGGGAGCCGTATCGCCCAAGCTCGATCCCTTGCTGCCCGTGCAACTGGCGGCGTGGGATCTTTCCCCTGCACGCCTTCCGCCCGCGGAGGCCGCCGGCTGCGTGATGCTCGAGCACGCCGCCGCTGAAGATGATGTCCTGCTGCTGGGATATGCGCGCGGCTTCGAACGCCATCGGCTGCAGGGTGAAGAAGTTCTGGGCAGCCTGATCGACGCGGCGCTCGCCATGGCGTCGCGCCGCAACGAGGACATCGGTTGGTTGCTGTACTCGGCGCCCTGGCATTCGGCGCAGGTCGTCGCACTGGGGCGCGTCCTCGACGCGCGCTGGCAGCTGGATACGCCACCGCGATTCGCCGTCGAGCGTGTATTCGGCCGACTGGGTCCGGCGGCTGCCCTGGTGGCCGCCAACCTGGCCGTGACCGGCCTGCGCGAAGGCCGCTGCTGGAGTTCCAACGGACGCGCCGCTGAGGCGCGTCCGCTAGTCGCGCGCAATGCATTGGTCATCACCCTGGCGCCGCTCGGACAGTGCGCGGTCGCCGTGCTTGGCGGAGGTGACGCATGAACGCGCGTCGTGTCGTCGTTACCGGCCTCGGCGCGGTGACGGGCTTGGGCCTGGGCTGGCGCCCGCTCTGGAACGGGCTGTGCGAAGGTCGCTCGGCGATCGCGCCCTGGTCACTGGAAGGCGTTGCGGACTTCCCTGTGAAGTACGCCGCGCCGGTGGATTGGGACGCCTTCAGTGCGGCGCATCGCCACGCCGACTGGTGGGACCAGCCGATGGAGCGTCGCAGCCGCTTCGGCATGGCTGCCGTCGACGAGGCCATCGCGGACGCGGGCGATTCGCTACTGGCGAGCCCTGCGATGCGCGTGGGCGTTGCGATCGGCTCGGGTGTGCCCGAACGCGATCCGGCCGACATGTTGCTGGCGATGCAGGCCGACGGCCCTTCGTGGGCCGAACTCTATCGGCGCGTCGATGCGCTCAATCCGCACAGCGGCCTGGTCAACAGCAACGATCACCTGGCCGCGCGCGCGGCACGTACCCTGCGCGCCGCAGGACCAGTGATTCACTTCTCGACCGCCTGTGCGGGCGCGGCGCACGCCATCGGCCACGGATTCCGCATGATCCGTCGCGGCGAAGTCGACGTCATGCTGGTCGGCGGCGCTGACTCGGTACTCAACCTCTCGACGATGGTCGGGCTCCACCTGCTCGGCGCGCCCTCGGTCGCCGACCAGTTCGGAACCGCGCTGTCGCGACCGTTCGACCGTGACCGCTCCGGTTTCGTCGCCGCCGAAGGCGCGGCCATGCTGGTGCTGGAGAGCGAGGAATCGGCGCGTGCACGTGGTGCCCGCATCTACGCGGAAATCGCCGGCTTTGGCAGCGCGCTGGACGCGTACCGGATCACGGCCCCGCATCCCAATGGCGACGGTGCCGCCATGGCCATGCAGCGGGCGCTGCGTGATGCGCAGCTGTCACCGCACACCATTGACCATATCAATGCGCACGGCACGTCGACACCGCTGAACGACCCGGCCGAAACCCTGGCGATCAAGCGTGTGTTCGCCGAGCACGAGCACTATCGATCCATCGCGGTGTCGTCGAACAAGTCGATGATCGGACACCTGATCGCCGCCGCGGGCGCACCCGAATGCGTAGCAACGGTGCTCGCCGTGGCCGATGGAAAGGTGCCGCCGACGCTGAACCTGAGCCAGCCGGATGCCAGCTGCGACCTGGACTACGTCCCCGGGACCCGGGCCCGCCAGCGCACGGTTCGCGCGGCACTGAGCAACTCCTTCGGATTTGGCGGCCTCAACGCCGTGATCGCCGTGAGAGCACATCCGGACGCCGGGGAGTTACGTCATGCGAGCTGATCTACCGCCCGTCGCGATCACGGGAATCGGCAGTGTTCTTCCCAGTGGTGCGGGTGTCGCACCTCACTGGCAGCAGTGGTGCGAGGACACGCCTGCGCTGGGTGCCTTCGGGCACGCCCTGTTCCGCACCCAGCGCATTACGGTCTACGGTGGTATCGCCGCCGGTCTGCGCAGGGACGCGCTGGAGTCCGTGCCGTTCAAGTTGCGCCGCTACAGCACCGAGCCGTCGCAATGGGCGGTGCATGCGGCCGGCCAGGCGATCGCCGATGCGGCGCTGGACTGGGACAGCGTCGCCGAAGACCGTCGTGGCCTGTTCTCCGGTCAAGGGGATTACACCCAGCCGGATATCGGCTCGGTGCGCGCCGCCGTGCTGGCCGCGCGGCAACCGGGCGGAAATATCGACTACAACGCGCTCGGCCGGCTGGCCCTGTCCCGGCGCGGCGCCGACCCGTTCATCTCGATCAAGGGCCTGGCGAACAACGCCCTGGCACTGGTCAGCCTGACGTTCCGCTGCCGCGGTGTTGGCGCGGCGTATGTGCAGAACGAAGCGGCGGGCATCGCCGCACTGCGTCGCGCTGTTTTCGAGCTGTCGCATGGCCATTGCGACATCGCGCTGGTGGTTGCCTGCGGCAGCTACGCCGAACCCTTCACGTTGGCGGAACTGTGGGGCCGCGGCCTGCTCGGACAGGATGGCGCCATTCCCGACCGGCTAGCCGCCTTCGACCAGAAGGCCAGCGGTACCGTACTGGGCGAGGGCGCGGTGGCGCTGCTGCTGGAGCGTCCCGCGGATGCGCGGGCGCGCGGCGCACGCACGCACGCGCTTGTGCATGGGGCGAAAAGCTACGCCGCGCGCATCAATCGCCTGGAAAACCACACGGATCACGGCGCCGAACTCGGCTATCGCAGCGTGGCGCGCCACCTGCCAACCCTGGAAGGGCCGGTTGCGGTGATGGCCGACGGGCGCGGCCATCCCGCGCTGGACCGCTTCGAGGCAGGGCAGATCCAGGCCGCGGTACCGGAGGCGGTGCCCGTGTCGTCCGCGCGCGCTATCACCGGCGTAGTGCCGGCTGCCGGTGCCCTGGCTGACCTGGCCCTGGCAACACAGGTATTGGCGAATGACCAACTCCCGGCCATTCCAGGCCTGGACCAGCCTGTGCTCGCCGGACCCGACTGGGTGCGGGCGACGCCACGCACGGGCCGCTTTGAACATGTGCTCTGCCTGCAGCAGGGCTTCTCCGGATTCTTCTCCGCCGTCACGGTAAGCCGCGCGGCCTGACCACTATCGAGGATTGCATGGACGAACATTACGGGCAGTACGTCAAGCCGCGACTGGCGAAAGTGCTGCGGGCCATCGGGCTCGATGTCCGCTACGAGCGGGCGCAGGGCGACTACATGTACTACCGAGACGCCAGTGGCGCGGAGCGGCGCGTGCTCGACCTCCTCGGTGGGTACGGCGCCCTGCTCCTGGGGCACAATCCACCGGTCGTACTGGATGCGGCCCGCCGCATGCTGGATGCCGGCGTGCCGGTGCACGCGCAATTCTCCTTGCGCGGCAAGACCGGCGAGCTGGCGCGGGCGCTCAACCAGATCGTGCGTCGCGACAGCCGCAGCGATACCGATTTCGTGGTGACCCTCGCCAACACCGGCGCCGAGGCGATCGAGGCCGCGATCAAGCACGCGGAACTGGAGCGGGTGAAGAAGCTCGAGCGCCTGCTCGATGCCATCACGCTCAACATCGAGCACGTCCGTGACGCGATCCGCCGCGGCGTGGTGGAGATCCCGCCGGATCTGTACGAATCCACCGACATGCGCGAGTACGTCTTCGACGTGCGCAGCTTTGATGACCTGATCGTGGCGCTGATCAATCACAACAGCAAGGAAATGGCGCGCCGACCGATCTTCCTGGCGCTGGAGAAGTCCTTCCACGGCAAGCTGGCCACCAGCGTTCAGCTGACCTGGAACAAGAACTTCCGCCGCGCCTTCCAGTCGCTGGGTCTGAAGACGCGCTTCATCGCGATGAACGATGCTGCCGCGCTGGACCGGATCGCCCGGGAAGAGGAGAGCGAGCTGTTCGACGTCGGCATCGTCGACGGCAAGGTCGCACTGATCCGGCGGCCGTGGCCGCAATACGCGGCCTTCCTGCTCGAACCGATCCAGGGCGAGGGCGGTATCCACAGCGTGGATGTGGAATTCGGACGCGCCATCCGCGCCTTCTGCAACCAGCAGGACTGCCCGCTGATCATCGACGAGATCCAGAGCGGCATGGGGCGAACGGGCGCCTTCCTCGCCTCCAGCCAGATCGGTTTGCGCGGCGACTACTACACCTTGTCGAAATCCCTCGGCGGTGGCCTGGCCAAGCTGTCAGCGCTGCTGATCCGGCAGGATCGCTACGACACGGACTTTGGTCTGGTTCACAGTTCCACCTTTGCGGAAGATGACTTCTCATCCGGCATCGCGCTGGCGGTGCTGGAACAACTGGAACGGGACGATGGCGCGCTCTACCGCCAGGCGGCGGAGCGGGGCAATGCGTTGAAGCGCGGGCTGGAAAGCCTGCGGGACCGCTATCCGGACGTGATCAAGGACATCCGCGGCCGCGGCCTGTTCCTGGGGCTGGAGTTCCACCCGCGTGACGCGGCGTACTCGCAGATCCTGCGCACCACGGATTACGCCGACTCGCTGGGCTATTTCATCGCCGGCTACCTTCTGCGCATCGAAGGTATCCGCATCGCGCCGACCGGTAGTTCGCCCAACGTGCTGCGCTTTGAGCCGTCCGTCTACCTCGACGACGACGCCATCGCGCGGGTGGTCGACGCGCTCGACCGCGTCTGCCGCATTCTGCGTGCGGAAGACACGCTGCACCTGGTTTTCCCGCTCAGCTCGCCCGAGCGTGCACTGCCGCGAAACGAAATCCGGGAATTCGGCCGCGGCCACATCGAGATGCCGGTGGCGGCAGCGCCGATACGGCCGGCGCGCAAGGTCGCCTTCATCAACCACCTGATCAGCCCGGACTGGCTGCGCCAGGTGGAACCCGCACTGGCAGAGATGGACGACAGCGAACTGCGCCGCTTCGTGCTCAACATGGCGGCCGTGAAGAAGAGCGCGCCGTATCCGGCGGTACGCATGCGTTCGCCGCTGGGCACGGCGGTGGACTTCATTCTCTATCCGCTTTGCGTGGCCTCCGAACAGATGGGCGACTGGCTGGTGCGCGCCGACCTGGAAGAGATCCGCGACGACATCGAAGAGCGCATCGAATCGGCGCGCGAGGACGGTTGCGAGATCGCCGGGCTGGGTATGTACACCTCGATCGTCACGAACAACTGCACGGCGCTGACGATCAACGAAATGGGGCTGACGTCGGGCAACGCACTGACGGTGGCGATGTCCCTGGAGGCGCTGGAGCGCGCCGTGGCCGACCGCGGCTGGGACTTTGCCGAGATGGACGTCGCCATTGTCGGCGCCGCGGGAAATATCGCTTCGACCTATGCGGCGATGCTGGCGGAGAAGACCACGCGCCTGACGCTGATCGGCAGCGGCCGCGACGGTTCGCGGGCGCGCATCCAGAAGACAGTGGAAGCGATCTACGACGCGGCATGGCAATCGCTGCTGCAGTCGGGAACGCCGCCGCGTGGACTGGTTGCGCGGCTGCTGGAGGAACCGCTGGTCAACGAATGGCTCCGCCAAGGGGCGCCGCGTGATGCGGGACGCCGGCTGCACGAGGCCCTCGTGGCGCGGCACGGCCACGACCCCTACATTCGAATCGGCACCATTGATGACATCCGCCGTTGCCAGGCCGTGCTGTGCGGCGCCAACGCGCCGGAGCCATTCCTGGATGCGGCGGTGTTCGCACCGGATGCGGTGGTGTGCGATGTCGCTGTGCCGCACAACGTGCGCGCCGAGACGCTGGCGGGCCGCCCCGATGTGATCTACCTGCAAGGCGGCATCGTTGCCACGCCCAATGGCGAGAGCCTGCACCCGGGTGCACGCGCCTACCTCGGCGCCGGCCAGATCTATGCCTGCATGGCCGAGACGGCGGTGCTCGGCCTGTCGGGACACCGGGGCAACTACTCCTACGGGTCGATCACGCCGCAGCAGGTGCGCGAGATCGCAGCGCTGGCGCGCCTGCATGGTTTCGGCCTGGCGGATTTCAAGCGCGGCAATTCCTTGTAGAAAATGGGATAATAGAAAAATGGAAATCATTGCCACTGAGCCGGTGACCGCTGCGGCGGTTCCGGCTGTCCTGGAAGGACAGGTTGCATTCATTACCGGCGCCAGTCGCGGTGTCGGCCGCGCCATTGCCCTGCGCATGGCCAGCGAAGGCGCCGACATCGCCGTGCACTACCGTTCCGATGAAGCAGCGGCGCACCAGGTGGCGGACGAGATCCGCGCGCTGGGTCGTCGGGTCGAGCTCTATCGCGGCAACATGGCTGATCGCGGCGATGTGGATCGCATCGCCGCCACTTTCCGCGACCAGTTCGATCGCCTCGACATTCTCGTCAACAACGCGGGTGTGACCCGCGACAACCTGTTGCTCACGATGAGTGACGAGGAACTGACCGAGGTCATCACCACCAACCTGCTCGGGCCCATCCGGCTCACGCGCGCGCTGGCGATGATGATGCTCGGTCGCCGCTACGGCCGCATCGTGAACATCTCCTCGTCGGCGGCGAGCAAGCCGGGGCGTGGACAAAGCAACTATGCGGCCGCAAAGGGCGGACTGGAAGCGTTCACCAAGGCGCTTGCCGTCGAGCTCGCACCCAAGGGCGTGCTCGTGAACGCGGTTGCACCGGGTGTGATCGATACCGCGATGTCCGAGCACATCCGTGCGCACGGCGAGGCGGAAATCTACGCCCGGCTGCTGCTCAAACGCATTGCGGAACCGAGTGAAGTGGCTGACGCCGTGATGTACCTGGCCAGCCCGCGCAATCGCTATGTCACCGGCGAGATCCTGCATCTCGACGGTGGCTTGAAGATGGCCTGACATGACCACGCGAAACATCGTCATTACCGGCGCCGCCATGGGAATCGGCGCGGCCATCGCGCGGCATTTCGCTGGTGCCCGGTCTCACCTGAACTTGATCGATCGCGACGCCGCCGCGCTTGCCGATATCGCGGCAAGCTGCCGTGAGGCGGGCTCCGTCGTTGAAGCCACCGTGGTCGACCTGGCCGATGCGGGTTGGCTGGCCCTGGTGCGCCCGCGCCTGCCGGGACAGGTCGACGTCCTGGTCAACAATGCGGGCATCTCGCCGGAGAATGACCCGGAAGATCGCCAGACCTGGGCGCGCGTCCTGGCCATCAACCTGGATGCGCCGGCGGCGCTGACGGCGGAATGTCTGCCGCGCATGCCGTCCGGAGCGCGCATCATCAATATTGCCTCGGTGCTGGGGCGTGCCGGCAAGGTACGCAATACAGCCTACTGCGCCTCCAAGCATGGCCTGCTCGGCTACACCAAGGCGCTGGCGCTGGACCTGGCGTCGCGCGGCATCACAGTCAATGCCGTCCTGCCCGGCTGGGTGGATACGCCGATGCTGCGCCGTGAGCTGGAGGCCCAGGCCGGCCAGGTCGGCAGCACACCCGAACAGGTGCTGCGCAACGCGCGCCGGCAGATGCCGATCAAGCGTTTCGTCCGCGAAGAGGAAGTGGCGGAAATGGTGGCGTGGCTGGCCGCGTCTGCAGCATCCGGCGTAACGGCGCAGAGTTTCGTGGTCGACGGGGGCTATACATGCGGTATGTAAGTGCCGTACTGGTACTGGCGGCATCGGGAGCCGCGGCGCCTGTGCCGGCCTTCGACGGCTCGATCGGCGCGGTATACAGCGCCGGCATTACCGACGGTGCCGCCTACGAGCGCGGCACGGTGCTGAAGCTGCGGTACGCGCAGTCGCTTGGCGGATTCGAGCTTCGAGCCGAGGCGCGGCACCGCTGGAATGACGCGGCCTGTGACGCATCTGCACCGGCCTGCGACGCTTACCGCGCGCACTTCGACTGGCGTGAGCTGTACCTCGCGCGCACCTTCGGTGACTGGCAATGGTCAGCGGGGTTGCAGCAGGTCGTATGGGGCCGCGCGGATAACCTGCGGGTGTTTGATCTGGTCAATCCACTGGACCTGCGCGACTACGTGCTTCCCGACCTCGGCGACTATCGCCTCGCCGTGCCGATGTTGCGTGGGCTGGGGCCGGTAGGTGAGTGGACGGTGGAGGCGGTGTGGCTGCCGTACTTCACACCTACGCGCTTCGCCGCGGCGGGCTCGCCCTATGACCTGGATCTGCCGGGACGGATCGCATCACTGGGCTTGCTACCCGAAGGAGAGCGGCGGCCATCGCGAAACGTGCGCAATGGCGAGGTCGGAGTCCAGCTATCGACGACGCGGGGAGCGCTGGATATCAGCCTGCTGGGATTCAGCGGCTGGAACGACGATCCGGTCTACGCGCTGGATGATCCGGCGCGGGTGGCTGTGGGCGCTCAATACCGGCGCCAGATGACGTTCGGGCTTGGCCTGGCCTATGCGCTCGAAAGCGGCTGGGTGCTGCGCGGGGAATCGACCTTCACGCCCGATGCCGCCTATTCCGCTCTGGGGCAGGTCCGCGGCGTGGCCCGGGCCGGTACCTGGAACGTGCTTGCCGGCGCCGATTACACCTGGCGCGACTGGGTGTTCTCCTTCCAGCTCAATGACCGATGGATCGACGACTGGCACGCCTCCTACGGCGTGCCCGAGCACGCGTCCATCGCCACCGCATCGGCGACGGGTACGACACATCGCGGCCGATTCACGCATCGCCTGGCCTACAGCGTGATGCCGCAGAACGGTGATGGCGCCTGGCTTCAATGGCGCAGTGCATGGCAATTCAACGATCGCTGGCAGCTGGAAGGCACGCTGGACCTGCTCAGCGGCGACGACACGGGTTTCTTCGGGCAGTTCCGCGACCGCGACCGGTTGCGCCTGGAACTGCGCCGCCAATTCTGACCGCTGGAGATGATGCAATGACATCGAGACTATGCACACTGCTGCTTGGCGCCTGCCTTGCCGGCACCGCCGGCGCAACAACGCCGGACGCCACGACGCTCATGGCCGAGGTGCGCCAGCGCAACGACGGGCAGGACGTCTACTCCGACCTGGACCTGGTCCTCATCGACGAAAAGGGCGGAACCCGCACGCGCAAGCTGCGCTACTTCCAGAAGGACTTCGGTGGCGACGAAAAGCTGCTGTTGTACTTCACCGATCCGAACGACGTGAAAGGCGTCGGTTTCCAGACGTTCACCTACGACGAGAAGGTCGGAAAGATCGACGACCAGTGGATCTACCTGCCGGCGTTCCGCCAGGTGCGCCGCATCGCGGCCACTGACAAGCGTGGCAGCTTCATGGGCAGCGAGTTTGCCTACATCGACCTTGAGAAAGTGCGTGTCACCGACTACACACAGAAGATCACCGGTGAGGAGTCGATCCTCGGGCGCGCCTGCTGGGTGGTGGAGCGGACGCCCTCCAGCGATGAAGTGGTTGCGCGGACGGGCTATTACCGCACCGTCGTGTGGGTCGACAAGGAGTCGGACGTGGTGCTCAAGCAGAGCTACTACGACGCCAAGGGCGTCGAGTTCAAAGTGATGACGGTGGCGCGCCTGGAGAAGGTGCAGGACATCTGGACCGTCATGCAGAGCGACATGCATGACCGCGTCAGCGACAAGAAGTCGAGCCTGGTGTTTTCCAACGTTCGCTACAACGTGGGGCTCGCCGACAAGCTCTTCGCCCAGTCCATCCTCAAGACCGGAGTCAGCGATGCAGACGTACCTCAAGCTCGTTGAGCGCTATGCGCTCGTCGTCCTGCTCGCGTTGCTGGGCGTCACGGCATTCTTCTTCCTGCAGTTGCCAAAGCTGACGACGGACAGCAACCCCTATCTGCTACCCGACACGCATCCCGCGCGCAAGACCATCCTGGAGATGCAGCAGGATTTCACCGGCACCTTCGACGCCGCGCTCATCGCCATCCACAACCGCAATGGCGTCTTCAACCGCCAGACGCTGGATGCCGTGTACGACATGACGCTGGCGTCGCGGCGGATGCTGCTGGTCAATGATGCGGATCGGGACCAGCTCGCCGCACTGCGCGACAAATACGCGGCGCAGTCGCCCGAATGGAAGTCGACCGTTGACGCCATTCTTGCCGATGGTTTGAGTCAGAACGACTTCAAGCTGGCGGAAAGCCTGCCGGCATTGGCCGCAAAGCTGCCGCTGGAGGACGCCGAGCGCGCGTTTGTGGATTTCTTCCCGCGTCGGATCAATCCGATCAAGGAGCTGGCGGGCATGGCGGCGACCGAGAACATGGTCGTGCGCGACGGCGTGCTCGTGGTGCGGCCGCCCCTGGTCGGGCGCGGCGCCGAACCCGAGCAGGTGCGCGGCGAAGTCATGGGCAACGCGTTGCAGGTGGGAGGCGCGGTTTCGGCCGATGCCACCGTCGCGCTGGTGGTGGTGGAACTCTACGTCAAGCAGGAAGACGCGGAAGGCCAGCTGCGCGCCTACGAGGCATTCCAGAAGATCGTCGACGACTATCGCGGCGCGCACCCGGACTTCGCCAAGGCCAACGATACTCATATCGCCGGCGTTCCGATCTTCATTGCCGAGCAGAAGAAGCTGGTCGATCGCGACATGGGCACGCTGTTTCCGCTGGTGATCGGCGTGGTGATGGTGGTTCTCGTGTTGTTCTTCCGGCGGCCGCTGGGCGTGATCCTGCCGCTCACCAACGTCGTGCTGGCCGCGATCTGGACGCTCGGGCTGATGGCCGTGAACCGTGCACCGCTGGACCTCATCACCAGTGTGCTGCCGGTGTTCCTGATCACGATCTGCGGGGCCGACGCCATCCACATGCTGAGTGAGTACTACACGCAGCGGGCCGACGGACACAGTGCGCGCGAGGCTGCGCGCCGGACGATGCGGGTCATGGTGTCGCCCGTCATCCTGACCACCGTCACGACCACGGCCGGCTTCCTGTTTGCGACCATGACCAATATTTCCAGTATCCGGTCATTCGGCATCTACATGGCGATCGGCCTGGCCTTTGCGCAGTTGATCGCGTTGCTCCTGGTGCCGGCATGGCTGAGCCTGTTCGGCGAGCTGGGCTGGCGCCGTGCGAAGACCGCCGCCGCGGCACCGGCACGGGCCCGTCACGAATGGCTGGGACAGGCGCTGGAGCGACTTTTCCGTGGCGTGATCCGCCATCGCGCTGCGTATGGCCTGGGGTTTGCGGCACTGCTGGCTGGCGCGGGTTTCATGACCACGCGTATCCATGTGGAAGACGCCGGTTCCAGCTACTTCATGCAGGACAATCCGTTCCGCCAGGCCGACGAGTTCGTCAACCGGCATGTGGCCGGTACGAGCCCGGGCTGGATCGAGGTGTCCACGGGCATGCCCGACGGCATGCTGACGGTCGACAAGGTGCGTTTCATCGAGGCGATCGACACGTTTCTCGCGGCGCAGCCCAATGTGACGTACAGCTACTCGCTGTCGAAGTACATCAAGCGCCTGAACCTGGTGATGCACGACATGGATCTGGCCTACGACCGCCTGCCCCAGGCGAGCGAAACGGTGGTCAGTGTCGATCCCGAGACGGGGGAGCGGACCGAAGCGGTCGTAAAGGGCGACGACATCGTCGCGCAGTCGGTGCTGATGTACGAGAACGGCGGCGGTTCAGACCTGACCAACGTGCTCAATCGCGACTTCTCCAAGGCCGTCACGATGTTCACGATGAACACCACGCGCGCCTCGGAGTACGACGCGCTTCTGACAGCGCTCAATCGCTGGCTCGCCGACAACACGCCGCCGGGCGTGCAGGTGAAGCTCGGCGGCACGCCTGTCATCTGGACCGGCGTGCTCGACGAAATCATCCAGGGCCAGCTCTCCAGCGCGTTGTACGCCCTGCTCGCCGTGGCGACCGTGCTGATGCTGTGGCTGCGTTCAGTGCGTCAGGGCATCCTTGCCACGCTGCCGCTCGCGGCCACGATGGTGTGTTACTACGGCTTCATGGCGACGTTCGGCATTGACCTGAATATCGGCACGGCGATCATCTCGTTCCTGGTCGTGGGCATCGTCGACTATTCGGTGCATTACCTGCACCGCATCCAGATTGCCCGCGAGGAGGGGCTGGCGCTCGATGAGGCCTTGCTGCACGCGGTGCGGCACGGCGGCCAGTCGATCGTGTTCAACGTCGCGGTGTTCTCGATCGGTTTCCTCACCCTGTTGATGTCCGAGTTCACGCCGATCGTGCACCTGGGGGCTCTGGTGGCGCTGGCCTTGTCAATCAGCGGTGCGATGTCGCTGTTCCTGATCACGTTGCTGGCGCCGGCGTTCCTGCGCGGACGACGGACGCCGGGGACCGCGGCGGTGTCGACGGCCGCGTGACCGGAGTGGCCGGCGGCGCCACGAAATTGCCGGAAGCGTGATGGTCTTCTCGTGAAACAGGGCTGCCGGGGCATGGATCCCGGCAACGCGGGCCCCGCGGCGCAAACCGGCGCCGCGGGGGGCTGCCCTGGCCGCGCCATTCGGGTCACAATCCGGGTTCGTCCTACCCGATCGGAACTCGCGTGCCGGCATTTGCTTACCAGGCCCTGGATGCCAATGGCAAGACG
This genomic stretch from Tahibacter amnicola harbors:
- a CDS encoding aminotransferase class III-fold pyridoxal phosphate-dependent enzyme, with product MDEHYGQYVKPRLAKVLRAIGLDVRYERAQGDYMYYRDASGAERRVLDLLGGYGALLLGHNPPVVLDAARRMLDAGVPVHAQFSLRGKTGELARALNQIVRRDSRSDTDFVVTLANTGAEAIEAAIKHAELERVKKLERLLDAITLNIEHVRDAIRRGVVEIPPDLYESTDMREYVFDVRSFDDLIVALINHNSKEMARRPIFLALEKSFHGKLATSVQLTWNKNFRRAFQSLGLKTRFIAMNDAAALDRIAREEESELFDVGIVDGKVALIRRPWPQYAAFLLEPIQGEGGIHSVDVEFGRAIRAFCNQQDCPLIIDEIQSGMGRTGAFLASSQIGLRGDYYTLSKSLGGGLAKLSALLIRQDRYDTDFGLVHSSTFAEDDFSSGIALAVLEQLERDDGALYRQAAERGNALKRGLESLRDRYPDVIKDIRGRGLFLGLEFHPRDAAYSQILRTTDYADSLGYFIAGYLLRIEGIRIAPTGSSPNVLRFEPSVYLDDDAIARVVDALDRVCRILRAEDTLHLVFPLSSPERALPRNEIREFGRGHIEMPVAAAPIRPARKVAFINHLISPDWLRQVEPALAEMDDSELRRFVLNMAAVKKSAPYPAVRMRSPLGTAVDFILYPLCVASEQMGDWLVRADLEEIRDDIEERIESAREDGCEIAGLGMYTSIVTNNCTALTINEMGLTSGNALTVAMSLEALERAVADRGWDFAEMDVAIVGAAGNIASTYAAMLAEKTTRLTLIGSGRDGSRARIQKTVEAIYDAAWQSLLQSGTPPRGLVARLLEEPLVNEWLRQGAPRDAGRRLHEALVARHGHDPYIRIGTIDDIRRCQAVLCGANAPEPFLDAAVFAPDAVVCDVAVPHNVRAETLAGRPDVIYLQGGIVATPNGESLHPGARAYLGAGQIYACMAETAVLGLSGHRGNYSYGSITPQQVREIAALARLHGFGLADFKRGNSL
- a CDS encoding SDR family NAD(P)-dependent oxidoreductase, which encodes MTTRNIVITGAAMGIGAAIARHFAGARSHLNLIDRDAAALADIAASCREAGSVVEATVVDLADAGWLALVRPRLPGQVDVLVNNAGISPENDPEDRQTWARVLAINLDAPAALTAECLPRMPSGARIINIASVLGRAGKVRNTAYCASKHGLLGYTKALALDLASRGITVNAVLPGWVDTPMLRRELEAQAGQVGSTPEQVLRNARRQMPIKRFVREEEVAEMVAWLAASAASGVTAQSFVVDGGYTCGM
- a CDS encoding DUF1302 family protein — its product is MRYVSAVLVLAASGAAAPVPAFDGSIGAVYSAGITDGAAYERGTVLKLRYAQSLGGFELRAEARHRWNDAACDASAPACDAYRAHFDWRELYLARTFGDWQWSAGLQQVVWGRADNLRVFDLVNPLDLRDYVLPDLGDYRLAVPMLRGLGPVGEWTVEAVWLPYFTPTRFAAAGSPYDLDLPGRIASLGLLPEGERRPSRNVRNGEVGVQLSTTRGALDISLLGFSGWNDDPVYALDDPARVAVGAQYRRQMTFGLGLAYALESGWVLRGESTFTPDAAYSALGQVRGVARAGTWNVLAGADYTWRDWVFSFQLNDRWIDDWHASYGVPEHASIATASATGTTHRGRFTHRLAYSVMPQNGDGAWLQWRSAWQFNDRWQLEGTLDLLSGDDTGFFGQFRDRDRLRLELRRQF
- a CDS encoding 3-oxoacyl-ACP reductase family protein; translation: MEIIATEPVTAAAVPAVLEGQVAFITGASRGVGRAIALRMASEGADIAVHYRSDEAAAHQVADEIRALGRRVELYRGNMADRGDVDRIAATFRDQFDRLDILVNNAGVTRDNLLLTMSDEELTEVITTNLLGPIRLTRALAMMMLGRRYGRIVNISSSAASKPGRGQSNYAAAKGGLEAFTKALAVELAPKGVLVNAVAPGVIDTAMSEHIRAHGEAEIYARLLLKRIAEPSEVADAVMYLASPRNRYVTGEILHLDGGLKMA
- a CDS encoding outer membrane lipoprotein-sorting protein, with the protein product MTSRLCTLLLGACLAGTAGATTPDATTLMAEVRQRNDGQDVYSDLDLVLIDEKGGTRTRKLRYFQKDFGGDEKLLLYFTDPNDVKGVGFQTFTYDEKVGKIDDQWIYLPAFRQVRRIAATDKRGSFMGSEFAYIDLEKVRVTDYTQKITGEESILGRACWVVERTPSSDEVVARTGYYRTVVWVDKESDVVLKQSYYDAKGVEFKVMTVARLEKVQDIWTVMQSDMHDRVSDKKSSLVFSNVRYNVGLADKLFAQSILKTGVSDADVPQAR